From the genome of Muricauda sp. SCSIO 64092, one region includes:
- a CDS encoding UDP-glucuronic acid decarboxylase family protein: MKRILVTGGAGFVGSHLCERLLNEGNEVVCMDNYFTGRKSKIVHLMDNPYFELIRHDVTLPYFIEVDEIYNLACPASPVHYQYNPIKTIKTSVLGAINMLGLAKRINAKILQASTSEVYGDPEVHPQPEDYWGHVNPIGIRSCYDEGKRCAESLFVNYHQSNGVLVKIIRIFNTYGPRMEPDDGRVVSNFIMQALQGKDITVFGDGTQTRSFQYVTDLVDGMIKMMGTEDGFIGPINIGNPREFTMLELAENIIDLTESKSKIVHLPLPSDDPMQRKPDITLAKERLKDWKPTVELRDGLKETIAYFDGMLKDKTIKELVSI; the protein is encoded by the coding sequence ATGAAAAGAATATTAGTAACCGGAGGTGCAGGATTTGTAGGATCACATTTGTGCGAACGACTTCTAAATGAGGGGAATGAAGTGGTTTGTATGGACAATTATTTTACGGGAAGGAAGAGTAAAATAGTCCATTTAATGGACAACCCGTATTTTGAGTTAATAAGACATGATGTAACCCTACCTTACTTCATTGAGGTGGATGAGATTTACAATCTGGCATGTCCTGCCTCACCGGTACATTATCAATACAATCCAATAAAGACCATTAAAACTTCCGTACTGGGGGCCATTAATATGTTGGGATTGGCAAAACGGATCAACGCCAAGATTTTGCAGGCATCAACAAGCGAAGTATACGGGGATCCGGAGGTACACCCGCAACCGGAGGATTATTGGGGCCATGTTAACCCCATCGGTATTCGCTCCTGCTATGATGAGGGAAAGCGATGTGCAGAATCCCTTTTTGTGAACTACCATCAATCCAATGGGGTCTTGGTGAAGATTATTAGGATTTTCAATACCTACGGTCCTAGAATGGAGCCGGATGATGGTCGGGTGGTTTCCAACTTTATCATGCAGGCCCTTCAAGGGAAGGACATCACCGTTTTTGGTGACGGTACACAGACCAGGAGCTTTCAATATGTCACTGACCTAGTGGACGGAATGATTAAAATGATGGGTACGGAAGACGGGTTCATTGGCCCCATTAATATTGGAAATCCAAGGGAGTTCACCATGCTTGAGCTCGCTGAAAACATTATTGATCTAACGGAATCCAAGTCCAAAATTGTCCATTTACCACTGCCGTCGGATGATCCCATGCAGCGCAAACCGGACATCACCCTGGCCAAGGAAAGGCTTAAGGACTGGAAGCCAACAGTAGAACTTAGGGATGGGTTAAAGGAAACCATAGCCTATTTTGATGGGATGTTAAAGGACAAGACCATTAAAGAATTGGTAAGTATATAG